Proteins from a single region of Desulfolutivibrio sulfoxidireducens:
- the corA gene encoding magnesium/cobalt transporter CorA — MRHRLKKMSRQAGKALDALEYTGDVPVQKTRVTATTYGPDGAETAVMTDREIPRVPSGDGPGKVWIDVAGLSQAEEIRRVGGLFGVHPLILEDIVQVGQRPKIEDLEDYLFVIVKAWRYDGSAKELFESQVSFILGQKALVTFREADVPAFEAVRTRIASGKGRIRNMGADYLLYALLDSLVDEHFLALEKVGEDIEDLGDKLLSDPRPTDLETIHKLKRETIYLRKSVWPLREVVSHLADGESALLRPETRLYFRDLYEHVIQIMDTVEGLLDIVGGMVDIYLSTISFRLNAIMKVLTLISTLFMPMTFVAGVYGMNFKFMPELSWPLGYPMAIGIMLLMSGGLFTFFKLKKWI, encoded by the coding sequence ATGCGCCATCGTCTCAAGAAAATGTCCCGGCAGGCCGGCAAGGCCCTCGACGCCCTGGAATACACCGGCGACGTCCCGGTGCAAAAGACCCGCGTCACGGCGACCACCTACGGCCCGGACGGGGCGGAGACCGCCGTGATGACCGATCGGGAGATCCCCCGTGTCCCGTCCGGGGACGGTCCGGGCAAGGTCTGGATCGACGTGGCCGGACTCTCCCAGGCCGAGGAGATTCGCCGGGTCGGAGGTCTTTTCGGAGTCCATCCGCTCATCCTGGAGGACATCGTCCAGGTGGGGCAGCGCCCCAAGATCGAGGACCTGGAGGACTATCTTTTCGTGATCGTCAAGGCCTGGCGCTACGACGGGTCGGCCAAGGAACTTTTCGAGAGCCAGGTCAGTTTCATCCTGGGGCAGAAGGCCCTGGTCACCTTCCGGGAGGCCGACGTCCCGGCCTTCGAGGCGGTCCGGACACGCATCGCCTCGGGCAAGGGCCGGATCCGGAACATGGGCGCGGATTACCTGCTCTACGCCCTGCTGGACTCCCTGGTGGACGAGCATTTTCTGGCCCTGGAAAAGGTGGGCGAGGACATCGAGGACCTGGGGGACAAGCTTCTGTCCGACCCGCGGCCCACGGACCTGGAGACCATCCACAAGCTCAAGCGGGAGACCATCTACCTGCGCAAAAGCGTGTGGCCGCTACGGGAGGTGGTCTCCCATCTAGCGGATGGGGAGAGCGCGTTGCTTCGTCCGGAAACGCGATTGTATTTTCGCGACCTCTACGAACACGTCATCCAGATCATGGACACGGTGGAGGGGCTGTTGGACATCGTGGGCGGCATGGTGGACATCTACCTGTCCACCATCAGCTTTCGTTTAAACGCCATCATGAAGGTGCTCACGCTCATTTCCACGCTTTTTATGCCCATGACCTTCGTGGCCGGGGTCTACGGCATGAACTTCAAGTTCATGCCCGAGTTGTCCTGGCCCCTGGGCTATCCCATGGCCATCGGGATCATGCTCCTCATGTCCGGCGGGCTTTTCACGTTTTTCAAATTGAAGAAATGGATATGA